CCGGGTCACCGGGTTCCGGTCGGCGGGGACCGCGCCGAGTTCGGTGCGGGCGGTGTCGGTAACGGCCGCCCGGCCGCCGGCCGCGGTGAGGAAGCCGGCCTCGATCGCGCCGCCCTTGCGGACCACGGCACCGACCATGCCGACCGGCTGAGCCGGGGCGTCCAGGAAGATCGGCCCGGGGCCTGGCCGCGGGAAGGGGCGCGGGTGATGCCGCCACGGCGCCATCGGCGGCTCGGAGAAGATGCGCACCGACCGCTGCGAGGCGTCGTGCAACTGAGTGTCGAGCTGCGCCAAAAGGTACTTGTACAACGCCAGTTCGGTGGCCACGCCGATACCGACGCAGACGATGACGAGGATCAGAACCTGTCCGGCGAGCAGCCGAAAGCGAAGGGAAGAGCCCCCGCCCATGGTTAGCGAGCCGGCTTGAGGACGTAGCCGGCACCGCGCAGCGTATGAATCATGGGCTCGTGCCCGTTGTCGATCTTCTTGCGCAGGTACGAGATGTACAGCTCGACGATGTTGGACCGGCCTCCGAAGTCGTAACTCCACACCCGGTCCAGAATCTGCGCCTTGCTGAGCACCCGCTTGGAGTTGCGCATCATGAAGCGCAACAGCTCGAATTCGGTGGACGTCAACGAAATCGGCTCACCCGCGCGGCTCACGTCGTGGCTGTCCTCGTTGAGTACCAGGTCCCCGACGACCAGCTGGGCGCCGCTGTCTTCGGTCGTCACCCCGGTTCGTCGCAGCAGCGCGCGCAACCGCAGCACCACTTCTTCCAAACTGAATGGCTTGGTGACGTAGTCGTCGCCGCCGGCGGTGAGGCCCGCGATGCGGTCCTCGAGCGCGTCCTTGGCTGTCAGCAACAGCACTGGCAGTTGCGGGGTTTCCTCGCGCAGTTTGCGCAGAACGTCGAGGCCGCTCATGTCCGGCAGCATCACGTCCAGAACGACGACGTCCGGCCGCTGCGAGCGGGCCGACTCCAGGGCCGCCGCCCCGTCCCCCGCGGTCGCAATGTTCCAGCCTTCGTAGCGCAGGGCCATCGAGACCATCTCGGCGAGGACGGCTTCGTCGTCGACCACCAACACATTGATCGGGTTCCCGTCGGCGCGGCGCATGACGACGCGCTCGACAGGGGCTTGGGGTTGGCTCACAACTAACCAGTATGCGCAGCGCGATGAGGCGTTGCTATGGCGCATCTGTGCGCCAGCTGTGAGCCAACCTCGAGGGGACCCGCTAAAACCAGACTTTTCGGCCGCCGACCGGGCGTCCGACTGCCCCGAGAATGAACAGGACGACACCGATGACGACGAGCAACCAACCGATGTTGGCCACCAATGGCATCGGCAGCAAATAACCAACGACGAGCAGAATAATTCCGAGCACAATCATGATGACTCCATTTCGAGTAGTGAAGAATCCGCGCTATCGGGCGTCAGTACCAGTAGCGCCTACCGCCCACCGGGCGGCCGACGGAACCGAGCACCCACAGCACGGCACCGATGACCAGCAGAACGACGCCAATCGTCTGCAGCACAGCCACTTTCAGGAAATACCCCACTATCAGCAAAATGATTCCCAAGCCGATCATGACGCCTCGATTCCAATCCATTGGTCGATGTCCAGAGCGGGCATCGAGCTGGGTTGCGGCAAATGACAATCGGTCACCTTCGGGTTGACCCCGGCGTAATTCAAGGGGCCCGTCAATACCGTGACCGCGATAGTGCTCAAAGTGGCGCAATTCTGATCGGTGTTTTTCAGATAGTCCCGCTGGAATGCGGCTATAACGCCGATCACCAACCAAACCACCACGATCGAACTGATCAAACCTCCACCACGCATCCTGTCCTCCGTCCTTGGGGCAAAACCGTAGAGCAGAGCTAAGGTACCCAAGGCCCCGAAAGTCCAAACCTTCGGACACAGCATCTGAAATACCGGCACACAGGGGTTTTGCTGAAAACGAGCTCTTGCAGCGCTTTTACCGATAAGGCGTGATAAAACCGGTACCGGAGTACTACAACGAGCCGACTCGCGCAGCGGCCGGAGCTAGGCCGTCAGCAAATCAGGGGCGGCGGGCCGAGGTGTACACGACGGGCGGCAGCGCGTCCTCACCCGGGACGTCGCGACCGTGCCTGGCGAGCAGATCGGCCATCCCGATCGCCGATGCCTGCCAGCCGTGATCGGTCAGCCACCCGGCGATGTCGGTGCGCTCTTCGGGGTACCAGAGGTCCTCCACATTCGGGATCTCCGCGCCGAGCACCTGCGCCGCAGCGGACCGGAAACGCGTCGACCGCTCGCGCTGAATCGCCAGCAGGTCCGGGTTCACCGCGTTCTCCGACGGGCCGTTGGTCGCCAGCCAGCTGCCGGGGGCGCTCAGCGAGTCGATGCGCTCGAACAGCAGGTCCTGTGCCGCGGCGGGCAGATAGCGGAGCAGCCCTTCGGCGGACCACATCGTCGGCGCGGACACGTCAAAACCGGCCCGCTGCAAGGCCGTTGGCCAGTCCTCACGCAGGTCCACGGCAACGCTCACCAGCTGAGCCGCCGGCTGCGCGCCGTGGTTTTCGAGGGTTTGCTTCTTGAAGTCCAGCACCTGCGCCTGGTCGAGCTCGAAGATGGTGGTGCCGTCCGGCCACGGCAGGCGCCACGACCGTGAGTCCAGCCCGGAGGCCAGGATCACCACCTGGCGGACGCCCGAGGAGACCGCCTCGAGGAAGATCTCGTCGTACCACTTCGTGCGGACGGCCATGAAGTCGACCATCACCCGCTGGTGCAGTGCCACGTCGGGAATCAGCTCGGACAGCGCGGCCGACAAGGTCGGATCCGACGTCAGGCTCCACATGCCCGGACCGGCCGCGTCCAGGAAGACCCGCGCGAACGGGTCCCGGATCAGCGGGCTCTCGCTGTCGGTCTCGGCGGCTCGCGCGGCGCACACCCCGAGCGCGGTCGACCCGACGCTCTCGGTGATCTTCCAGGAATCGTTGTCGGTGCGCGCCATCATCGTTCCTCCCGCTAGTAGCCAGCGTCGGACACTACCGGTGTCCGCTGTGAGGTGGCTGCGGTAGCTTCACGTTCGTGGAGGAGCTCACCGCCCCGGACGGCCTCGCGGAATGGATGTCGGACCAAGGGCTCGGTGACGGCCCACTTCTCGACGTTTCGGCGATCACCGGCGGCACACAGAACATCATGTTGCGCTTCACCAGGTCGGGCCGGCCGTACGTGCTGCGTCGCGGGCCGAAGCATCTGCGGCCGCGCAGCAACGTCGTGATCATGCGCGAGACCGAGGCGCTGGCCGCGCTGGCGGGTACCGATGTGCCGCACCCGCGGCTGATCGCCAGCTGCGCCGACCCGACGGTGCTCGGTGACGCGGTCTTCTACCTGATGGAACCGATCGACGGCTTCAACGCCGGCCAGGAGCTGCCGGACCTGCATGGAGCCGACCCGGCGGTGCGTTTCGGGATGGGCCTGTCGATGGCCGAGTCGCTGGCCAAGCTCGGCGCGGTCGACTACACCGCCGTCGGGCTGAGCGACTACGGCAAGCCCGACGGCTTCCTGGAACGTCAAGTGCCACGCTGGCTTTCGGAGCTGGAAGGCTATCGGGAGTTCGACAACTATCCCGGCCCGGACATCCCCGGTGTGGACGATGTCGCGAAGTGGCTCGACAACGGTCGACCCGAGCACTGGACGCCGGGGATCATGCATGGCGACTACCACGCCGCCAACGTGATGTTCTCCCGCACCGGCCCGGAGGTGGTCGCGATCGTCGACTGGGAGATGTCCACGATCGGCGACCCCCTGCTCGATCTCGGCTGGCTGCTGGCCACCTGGGGGCAGTCCGCGGCGTTCGGCGGGCCGATCTTCGCGATGGACGGGTTGGCCGCACCCAACGATCTCATCGAGCAGTACGCCCGCAACACCACCCGTGACCTGTCGCAGATCAACTGGTACACCGTGCTCGCGTGCTTCAAGCTCGGCATCGTGCTGGAGGGCACCCACGCGCGGGCCTACGCCGGCAAGGCCCCCAAGGAAATCGGCGACCTGCTGCACGGCGCCACCGTCCAATTGTTCGAGCAGGCCCTGACACTGATGGACACCCGATGATCGATTTCGACATACCGGCCGACACCGCCGCGCTGGCCGACCAGATCCGCGCCTTCGTCACCGACAAGGTCGTGCCGTTCGAGACCGATTCCCGACTCACCCGGCACGGTCCCGACGACGATCTGCGCGCCGAACTCGTCGGGCTGGCCCGCGATGCCGGGCTGCTGACGTTCCAGGCGCCCAAGCGTTTTGGTGGCCGCGAGCCGTCGCACCGCGAGCAGGCGGTGTTGTTCGAAGCGGCCGGGTGGTCGACGCTGGGGCCGATCGCGCTGAATTGTGCGGCGCCGGACGAGGGCAACATGTTCCTGCTCGGGAAGGTAGCCAACGACGAACAGGTCGAGCAGTTCCTGGTCCCGGTGATTGACGGGCGGCAGCGCTCGGTGTTCGCGATGACCGAACCCGGCGGCGCCGGTTCGGATCCCAACCAACTGAACACGTCGGCCGAGTTCGACGGCAGCCACTACGTCATCAACGGCCGTAAGTGGCTGATCACCGGCGCCAACGGCGCGGGGACCTGGATCATCATGGCCCGCGTCGCGCCGAACCCCCACGGTCCGGACGGCCCGACGCTGTTCCTGTGCGAGGGCCCGGGCGCTTCGGGCCCCGAAGGCATTGTGATCGAGCGCGTGATGAACACGATGGACCGCAACTACGTCGAGGGCCATGGCGTGGTCCGGTTCGACGATCTGCGGCTACCCGCGTCCGCGGTGCTGGGCGAGGTCGGCCAGGCGTTGCGCTACGCGCAGTTGCGGCTGGCACCGGCCCGGTTGACGCATTGCATGCGGTGGCTGGGAGCGGCGTCGCGGGCGC
The sequence above is a segment of the Candidatus Mycobacterium wuenschmannii genome. Coding sequences within it:
- a CDS encoding acyl-CoA dehydrogenase family protein, whose protein sequence is MIDFDIPADTAALADQIRAFVTDKVVPFETDSRLTRHGPDDDLRAELVGLARDAGLLTFQAPKRFGGREPSHREQAVLFEAAGWSTLGPIALNCAAPDEGNMFLLGKVANDEQVEQFLVPVIDGRQRSVFAMTEPGGAGSDPNQLNTSAEFDGSHYVINGRKWLITGANGAGTWIIMARVAPNPHGPDGPTLFLCEGPGASGPEGIVIERVMNTMDRNYVEGHGVVRFDDLRLPASAVLGEVGQALRYAQLRLAPARLTHCMRWLGAASRAQSIAIQHARERTAFGKTLGEHQGVSFMIADNEIALQQCRLAIWWACWTLDMGDRGTGRHESSMVKAYVSEELFKVADRCVQILGGIGISDETPVGMIFSDMRAFRLYDGPTEVHKYAIARQVLRP
- a CDS encoding DUF6131 family protein produces the protein MIGLGIILLIVGYFLKVAVLQTIGVVLLVIGAVLWVLGSVGRPVGGRRYWY
- a CDS encoding phosphotransferase family protein, translated to MSDQGLGDGPLLDVSAITGGTQNIMLRFTRSGRPYVLRRGPKHLRPRSNVVIMRETEALAALAGTDVPHPRLIASCADPTVLGDAVFYLMEPIDGFNAGQELPDLHGADPAVRFGMGLSMAESLAKLGAVDYTAVGLSDYGKPDGFLERQVPRWLSELEGYREFDNYPGPDIPGVDDVAKWLDNGRPEHWTPGIMHGDYHAANVMFSRTGPEVVAIVDWEMSTIGDPLLDLGWLLATWGQSAAFGGPIFAMDGLAAPNDLIEQYARNTTRDLSQINWYTVLACFKLGIVLEGTHARAYAGKAPKEIGDLLHGATVQLFEQALTLMDTR
- a CDS encoding class I SAM-dependent methyltransferase, which produces MARTDNDSWKITESVGSTALGVCAARAAETDSESPLIRDPFARVFLDAAGPGMWSLTSDPTLSAALSELIPDVALHQRVMVDFMAVRTKWYDEIFLEAVSSGVRQVVILASGLDSRSWRLPWPDGTTIFELDQAQVLDFKKQTLENHGAQPAAQLVSVAVDLREDWPTALQRAGFDVSAPTMWSAEGLLRYLPAAAQDLLFERIDSLSAPGSWLATNGPSENAVNPDLLAIQRERSTRFRSAAAQVLGAEIPNVEDLWYPEERTDIAGWLTDHGWQASAIGMADLLARHGRDVPGEDALPPVVYTSARRP
- a CDS encoding response regulator transcription factor; its protein translation is MRRADGNPINVLVVDDEAVLAEMVSMALRYEGWNIATAGDGAAALESARSQRPDVVVLDVMLPDMSGLDVLRKLREETPQLPVLLLTAKDALEDRIAGLTAGGDDYVTKPFSLEEVVLRLRALLRRTGVTTEDSGAQLVVGDLVLNEDSHDVSRAGEPISLTSTEFELLRFMMRNSKRVLSKAQILDRVWSYDFGGRSNIVELYISYLRKKIDNGHEPMIHTLRGAGYVLKPAR